The following proteins come from a genomic window of Malus sylvestris chromosome 4, drMalSylv7.2, whole genome shotgun sequence:
- the LOC126619404 gene encoding peroxisomal acyl-coenzyme A oxidase 1-like — protein MEGVDHLAQERSKAQFDVDQMKVIWAGSRHTLEVSDRIARLVASDPVFRKDNRTLLSRKDLFKNTLQKAAHAWKRITELRLSEEEAYWLRHYVDQPAYTDLHWGMFVPAIKGSGTEEQQKKWLPLAYKMQIIGCYAQTELGHGSNVQGLETTATFDPKTDEFVINSPTLTSSKWWPGGLGKASTHAVVYARLITDGQDHGVHGFIVQLRSLDDHLPLPGIIVGDIGMKFGSGAYNSMDNGVLRLDHVRIPREQMLMRVSQVTREGKYVQSNVPRQLLYGTMVYVRQTIVADASSALSRAVCIATRYSAVRRQFGSQDGGLETQVIDYKTQQSRLFPLLASAYAFRFVGEWLKWLYTDVTEKLQANDFSTLPEAHACTAGLKSLTTSATADGIEECRKLCGGHGYLSNSGLPELFAVYVPACTYEGDNIVLLLQVARFLMKTVAQLPSGKKPVGTTTYMGRAQHLIQCRSSAQKAEDWLNPSVILEVFEARAIRMSIACAQDLSKFSNQEEGFAELSSNLAEAAVAHCQLIVVSKFIDKVQQDIPGKGVKKQLEILCNIYALYTIHKHLGDFLSTGSLTAKQASLANDQLRSLYSQLRPNAIALVDAFNFTDHYLGSILGRYDGNVYPNLYEEAWKDPLNESVVPDGYREYVQPLLKNQLRNARL, from the exons ATGGAGGGGGTGGATCATTTGGCGCAAGAACGGAGCAAGGCGCAGTTCGATGTCGACCAGATGAAGGTCATCTGGGCCGGCTCTCGCCACACCTTGGAAGTCTCCGATCGAATTGCTCGCCTCGTCGCTAGCGATCCG GTCTTTAGAAAGGATAACAGAACATTGCTGAGTAGGAAGGATTTGTTTAAAAACACTCTGCAAAAAGCAGCTCATGCTTGGAAACGGATCACAGAGCTGCGGCTATCCG AGGAAGAGGCATACTGGTTAAGGCATTATGTGGATCAACCAGCGTATACGGATCTTCACTGG GGAATGTTCGTGCCAGCTATTAAAGGATCAGGTACTGAGGAGCAGCAAAAGAAGTGGTTGCCGCTGGCATACAAAATGCAAATCATTGGTTGCTATGCTCAGACTGAACTTGGTCATGGCTCCAATGTTCAAGGGCTGGAGACCACTGCAACTTTCGATCCAAAGACTGACGAGTTTGTTATTAATAGTCCTACTCTCACATCAAGCAAA TGGTGGCCTGGTGGTTTAGGAAAGGCTTCTACACATGCTGTTGTTTATGCCCGTCTTATCACTGATGGTCAAGACCATGGAGTGCATG GTTTCATTGTCCAACTTCGGAGCTTGGATGATCACTTACCACTTCCAGGCATAATAGTTGGCGATATTGGGATGAAATTTGGAAGTGGGGCATACAACTCCATGGACAATGGTGTTCTTAGACTTGATCATGTCCGTATACCAAGGGAACAAATGTTGATGAG GGTCTCACAGGTCACAAGAGAAGGAAAATACGTACAATCCAATGTTCCACGACAGCTGCTGTATGGAACTATGGTTTATGTGCGGCAAACGATTGTAGCTGATGCTTCCTCTGCTTTATCACGGGCAGTATGTATTGCTACTAGGTATAGTGCCGTTCGTCGACAATTTGGTTCACAAGATGGTGGCCTTGAAACACAG GTCATTGATTACAAGACTCAGCAAAGTAGGCTCTTCCCTTTGCTGGCTTCTGCCTATGCTTTTAGATTTGTTGGTGAGTGGTTGAAATGGCTATACACAGATGTGACAGAGAAGTTGCAAGCTAATGATTTCTCGACATTGCCTGAGGCTCATGCATGCACTGCGGGTCTGAAATCATTGACCACTTCTGCAACTGCT GATGGCATTGAAGAATGCCGGAAATTATGTGGTGGCCATGGTTATCTATCTAACAGTGGGCTTCCTGAATTATTTGCCGTTTATGTACCAGCATGTACATATGAAGGAGACAACATTGTTCTACTTCTACAG GTTGCAAGGTTTCTTATGAAGACTGTTGCTCAGCTACCATCTGGTAAAAAGCCTGTTGGAACCACAACTTATATGGGCCGTGCTCAACATTTGATCCAATGCCGTTCTAGTGCTCAAAAag CGGAGGATTGGTTGAACCCTAGTGTGATACTTGAGGTATTTGAAGCAAGGGCTATAAGGATGTCGATTGCCTGTGCTCAAGACCTTAGCAAGTTTTCAAATCAAGAAGAAg GCTTTGCAGAACTCTCATCTAATTTAGCTGAGGCAGCAGTAGCTCATTGCCAATTAATTGTTGTTTCCAA GTTCATTGATAAAGTCCAACAAGACATACCGGGGAAGGGGGTGAAAAAACAGCTGGAGATCCTCTGCAACATCTATGCTTTATACACTATTCACAAGCATTTGGGTGATTTCCTCTCCACTGGAAGCCTCACAGCAAAgcaagcttcacttgcaaatgaTCAACTTAGATCTCTTTATTCCCAG CTCCGTCCCAATGCCATTGCCCTCGTTGATGCATTTAATTTCACCGACCACTACCTTGGCTCAATTCTAGGCCGCTATGATGGTAATGTGTACCCGAATCTCTATGAGGAGGCTTGGAAAGATCCTCTTAATGAGTCAGTTGTGCCCGATGGCTATCGGGAATATGTCCAGCCTCTGCTGAAGAACCAGCTCCGTAACGCAAGACTATGA